Proteins encoded together in one Acidobacteriota bacterium window:
- a CDS encoding response regulator transcription factor — protein sequence MSRILIVEDDDDIAQLVRRYLTRAGHVADVVRAGDEALGRIRERAPDLVILDLMLPGLDGLEVCRSLRTSPGTRALPIIMLTARSEESDRIVGLELGADDYVTKPFSPNELVARVGALLRRAQRWAESGESTLSFDSIVLDRERHRITDEGRDVRLTAKEFLLLEYLLQHRGRVLSRDLLLTDVWGYRYTGGTRTVDVHVRRLREKIPALAEAIETVKQFGYRLIEPGDSRDDQTPSETGSSRR from the coding sequence ATGAGTCGCATCCTCATCGTCGAAGATGATGACGACATCGCGCAGCTTGTGCGCCGGTATCTGACCCGGGCCGGCCACGTCGCGGACGTGGTTCGAGCCGGAGACGAGGCGCTCGGGCGCATTCGAGAACGCGCGCCCGATCTGGTCATCCTGGACCTGATGCTGCCGGGGCTTGATGGACTCGAAGTGTGCCGCTCGCTCCGGACCTCGCCTGGCACTCGCGCCCTGCCCATCATCATGTTGACCGCGCGTTCGGAGGAGTCGGATCGCATCGTCGGCCTCGAACTGGGCGCCGACGACTATGTCACCAAACCGTTCAGCCCCAACGAACTGGTCGCGCGGGTTGGCGCGCTGCTCCGGCGCGCCCAGCGCTGGGCCGAATCGGGCGAATCCACGCTCAGTTTCGATTCGATCGTCCTCGACCGCGAGCGCCATCGGATCACCGACGAAGGACGCGACGTCCGACTGACGGCCAAGGAATTTCTGCTGCTCGAGTACCTGCTGCAGCACCGGGGCCGTGTCTTGTCGCGCGACTTGCTCCTCACCGACGTGTGGGGGTACCGGTACACGGGCGGCACCCGTACCGTCGACGTTCACGTTCGGCGCCTCCGGGAGAAGATCCCCGCGCTCGCCGAAGCTATCGAGACGGTAAAGCAATTCGGGTATCGGCTGATTGAGCCTGGCGATTCTCGCGACGACCAGACCCCATCCGAAACGGGGAGCTCACGGCGGTGA
- a CDS encoding ATP-binding protein → MIFRGLRGGTFLAVFGVAAIALVVAAALIVSSLRTQLLSAIERNLIAEARMAAALVGEHETDGSVAALDAEADRIGAMTSARVSLVAADGRVVGDSAEDLAGLAKLDNHGTRPEIEAARRAGLGIERRHSATLGIDLLYVAIALKHPYVSFVRLALPLSDVNEQVSAAGRGLVVALVLALTCALALAWLSSLLLARRVKAIAAVARRYAVGDFSHRSADYGTDELGTVARVLDDTSRELGGRISELAQDRARMEAMLAGMLEGVVVVNEQGRVHLVNAAAKRMLRIEGEPAGEHFLEVVHQPDLGALIASALKGRSTEGLEFSPPRDANRTVVARVAPIGTGGSSGAVLVLHDITDLRQADRIRRDFVANVSHELRTPLTAIQGYVEALQDEETPEAGEARRFLEIIARHAKRMERLVHDLLRLARLEAGQEPVNRTPIELATALADVVTELSPAITAKQQQVVTHIDASAATLVTDAAKLHDAVRNLVENAVAYAPPQTTIELSAAREPGGTAESTRTVITVADHGPGIPEADLIRIFERFYRVDKARSRESGGTGLGLSIVKHLVDVLGGEVLAANRPEGGAIFTITLP, encoded by the coding sequence GTGATATTCAGGGGCCTGAGAGGCGGAACGTTTCTGGCGGTATTCGGCGTCGCAGCCATCGCGCTCGTGGTGGCAGCGGCACTCATCGTGTCGTCGCTTCGCACGCAACTGCTGAGCGCCATCGAACGGAACCTGATTGCCGAGGCCCGGATGGCCGCTGCGCTGGTGGGCGAGCATGAGACCGACGGGTCGGTGGCCGCGCTCGATGCCGAAGCTGACCGCATCGGGGCGATGACCTCGGCGCGCGTCTCGTTGGTCGCCGCCGACGGCCGCGTGGTGGGCGATTCGGCGGAGGATCTGGCCGGCCTGGCCAAGCTGGACAACCACGGCACGCGGCCGGAGATAGAGGCGGCGCGACGGGCCGGGCTGGGGATCGAACGGCGTCACAGCGCGACGCTTGGGATAGACCTCCTGTACGTGGCAATCGCTCTCAAACACCCGTACGTGTCGTTTGTGCGCCTCGCACTCCCGCTGAGTGACGTCAACGAGCAAGTGAGTGCCGCTGGCCGCGGACTCGTGGTCGCACTCGTTCTCGCGCTGACCTGCGCCCTGGCTCTCGCCTGGCTTTCGTCTTTACTGCTCGCTCGACGCGTCAAAGCCATAGCGGCGGTGGCTCGTCGATATGCCGTCGGCGATTTCTCGCATCGGTCGGCTGACTACGGCACTGACGAGCTGGGCACCGTGGCCCGGGTGCTGGATGACACATCCCGTGAGCTGGGAGGCCGGATATCAGAATTGGCGCAGGATCGAGCCCGCATGGAGGCGATGCTGGCTGGCATGCTCGAAGGCGTCGTGGTGGTGAACGAGCAGGGCCGCGTGCATCTGGTCAACGCCGCCGCGAAGCGAATGCTGCGCATCGAGGGAGAACCGGCGGGTGAGCACTTCCTCGAGGTTGTCCACCAGCCGGACCTCGGCGCGCTCATTGCCAGCGCTCTCAAAGGCCGGTCCACGGAAGGGCTGGAGTTCTCGCCCCCGCGTGATGCCAATCGGACGGTCGTCGCACGCGTGGCGCCCATCGGGACGGGCGGCTCGAGTGGTGCGGTGCTCGTGCTCCACGACATCACCGACCTGCGGCAGGCCGACCGTATCCGGCGCGATTTCGTCGCCAACGTATCGCACGAGCTGCGGACACCGCTCACGGCGATCCAGGGCTACGTTGAAGCGTTGCAGGACGAGGAGACCCCTGAGGCCGGCGAGGCCCGCCGATTTCTGGAGATCATCGCGCGCCACGCGAAGAGGATGGAGCGGCTCGTGCACGACCTGCTGCGGCTCGCGCGGCTGGAGGCGGGCCAGGAACCCGTCAACCGAACGCCGATTGAGCTGGCGACTGCGCTTGCCGATGTCGTCACGGAGCTCTCGCCCGCGATCACGGCGAAACAGCAGCAGGTGGTGACCCACATCGATGCGTCAGCCGCCACGCTCGTGACCGACGCCGCCAAGCTCCACGATGCGGTTCGCAATCTCGTTGAGAACGCGGTGGCCTACGCCCCGCCGCAAACGACGATCGAACTCTCGGCGGCACGCGAGCCCGGCGGCACGGCGGAGTCGACCCGCACCGTAATCACCGTGGCCGATCACGGGCCAGGGATCCCGGAGGCCGATTTGATCCGGATCTTCGAGAGGTTCTACCGCGTCGACAAGGCCCGCTCGCGCGAATCGGGCGGCACGGGCCTGGGCCTGTCCATCGTCAAGCACCTGGTAGACGTGCTTGGTGGCGAAGTGCTCGCGGCCAATCGCCCGGAGGGCGGCGCCATCTTCACGATCACCCTGCCGTAG
- the hisI gene encoding phosphoribosyl-AMP cyclohydrolase, giving the protein MTLNYSKLGGLVPAVVQDATSREVLMVGFMNETAFDITRHTGYATFFSRTRNTLWTKGETSGNRLAVERLLVDCDNDTVVLLVRRLGDGNVCHTGERTCFRRSVDVKTERAAEASAS; this is encoded by the coding sequence GTGACACTGAACTATTCGAAACTCGGAGGGCTGGTTCCGGCAGTCGTACAGGACGCGACATCCCGGGAAGTTCTCATGGTGGGCTTCATGAACGAGACCGCCTTCGACATCACCAGACACACCGGCTACGCGACTTTCTTCAGCCGGACCCGCAACACGCTCTGGACCAAGGGCGAGACATCGGGCAACCGACTGGCTGTCGAGCGCCTGCTCGTTGATTGCGACAACGACACGGTGGTGCTGCTGGTTCGGCGGCTTGGCGACGGCAACGTCTGCCACACCGGGGAACGGACCTGTTTCCGCCGCAGCGTGGACGTCAAGACGGAGAGGGCGGCGGAGGCGAGCGCGTCATGA
- a CDS encoding ABC transporter permease subunit: MPSVRERMAGAARRIGRLKRIDRAAVGVITLGGISVILAVLGILVFIAAEAVPLFKPATLTLSEHVRLGTAPLAEGASRLPVFGTDEYRKFIYAVDPDGRLAFYRYDNGEAARKLPIPGLGSATITASSKSLLGNFVAAGTSDGRVSLMQIRFTPQYRAQTMADLSIELRDRGIVEIDPAKRPVREVSYLEQEGQKFVAALVTDRDIACWWTDADGKEWRASLAVPAPERVTAIRLGRNGALVAGTDRGNVYHWLPQPEMRLTDVSPVGGGAITAIEWVLGGKSWVAGTEDGSVSGWFRAATRPDGPQAMVNAHTYLRQSSAVVAIAMSGRERSFATAGRDGSIVLRHFTSERVLAEIPAGEAAPTLLITPKADGLLVARGGVIDCFAVVNPHPEVSWTVLFGKVWYEGYSKPEYVWQSTGATDDVEAKLSLVPLVFGTIKGTLYAMLFAIPLSVLGALYTSQFVHPTIRARIKPTVEIMAALPSVVIGLLASLYLASVVEKNLVAMGALFVLAPVCGTAGVVVWRALPRRILARLRPGTELVVILPMLLAAVWMAHATGPVLERWLFAGDARFWLKEALGVTYDQRNCLVVGVAMGFAVIPIIFTISEDAFSSVPSNLTAASLALGASRWQTAVRVVLPTASPGIFSAIMVGFGRAVGETMIVLMATGNTPLMDWSIFNGMRTLAANIAVEIPESPEGGTLYRTLFLTASLLFVLTFLVNTVAELIRQRLRDQYKAV, from the coding sequence ATGCCAAGCGTACGCGAGAGAATGGCCGGCGCCGCCAGGCGCATCGGCCGGCTCAAGCGCATCGATCGCGCCGCGGTGGGTGTGATCACGCTCGGCGGCATCAGTGTCATCCTTGCGGTGCTCGGCATTTTGGTCTTCATTGCTGCGGAGGCCGTGCCGCTGTTCAAGCCGGCCACACTGACCCTGTCTGAACACGTCCGTCTCGGCACCGCGCCGCTGGCCGAAGGCGCGTCCCGTCTGCCCGTCTTCGGTACCGACGAGTACCGGAAGTTCATCTATGCGGTGGATCCGGATGGCCGCCTGGCGTTCTATCGCTACGACAACGGAGAGGCTGCCCGCAAACTGCCGATTCCCGGGCTCGGGTCAGCCACGATCACCGCCTCATCGAAGAGCCTGCTCGGCAACTTTGTGGCCGCCGGCACGAGCGACGGTCGCGTCTCGCTCATGCAGATCCGGTTCACGCCGCAGTACCGGGCACAGACGATGGCCGATCTCTCGATCGAGCTTCGCGACCGAGGGATCGTCGAGATCGATCCGGCGAAGCGCCCGGTTCGAGAAGTGTCGTACCTGGAGCAGGAGGGACAGAAGTTCGTTGCGGCGCTGGTTACCGACCGCGATATCGCGTGCTGGTGGACCGATGCCGACGGCAAGGAGTGGCGCGCCAGTCTCGCCGTACCCGCACCCGAACGCGTGACCGCCATTCGCCTCGGCCGCAATGGCGCACTCGTTGCAGGCACCGATCGCGGCAACGTCTACCACTGGCTTCCGCAGCCTGAGATGCGCCTGACCGACGTGTCGCCGGTCGGCGGCGGAGCCATTACCGCCATCGAATGGGTGCTCGGCGGCAAGTCGTGGGTGGCGGGCACCGAGGATGGCAGCGTGTCGGGCTGGTTCCGAGCGGCGACCAGGCCGGACGGCCCGCAGGCGATGGTCAACGCCCACACCTACCTGCGGCAGTCCAGCGCGGTCGTGGCCATCGCGATGTCGGGCCGCGAGCGGAGTTTCGCCACCGCGGGACGCGACGGCTCCATCGTTCTGCGACATTTCACGTCCGAGCGCGTGCTGGCGGAGATACCAGCGGGAGAAGCGGCACCGACGCTCCTCATCACGCCAAAGGCTGACGGCCTGCTCGTCGCGCGCGGCGGCGTCATCGATTGCTTCGCGGTCGTGAACCCGCACCCGGAAGTCAGCTGGACTGTCCTGTTCGGCAAGGTGTGGTACGAGGGCTACTCGAAGCCCGAGTACGTCTGGCAGTCCACCGGTGCAACCGACGATGTGGAGGCGAAGCTCAGTCTGGTGCCGCTCGTGTTTGGCACCATCAAGGGCACGCTCTACGCGATGCTCTTCGCCATTCCACTTTCGGTGCTGGGCGCGCTGTACACGTCGCAGTTTGTGCACCCGACGATCCGCGCAAGGATCAAACCCACCGTCGAGATCATGGCCGCCCTGCCGAGCGTGGTCATCGGCCTGCTGGCCAGCCTTTACCTGGCGTCGGTGGTTGAGAAGAACCTCGTCGCCATGGGAGCGCTGTTTGTGCTGGCGCCCGTGTGTGGCACGGCGGGCGTCGTGGTGTGGCGCGCTCTTCCGCGAAGGATCCTGGCGCGCCTTCGCCCGGGCACCGAGCTGGTCGTCATCCTTCCCATGCTGCTGGCCGCCGTATGGATGGCACACGCCACCGGGCCGGTACTCGAGCGGTGGCTGTTCGCCGGGGATGCACGCTTCTGGCTGAAGGAGGCGCTGGGCGTCACCTACGATCAGCGCAACTGCCTCGTCGTCGGCGTCGCAATGGGGTTCGCGGTCATTCCGATCATCTTTACGATTTCGGAAGACGCGTTCTCGAGTGTGCCATCGAACCTGACAGCCGCGTCGCTGGCCCTCGGCGCGAGCCGGTGGCAGACCGCCGTGCGCGTGGTGCTGCCGACGGCAAGCCCGGGGATCTTCTCGGCCATCATGGTGGGCTTCGGCCGTGCCGTCGGCGAAACGATGATCGTGCTTATGGCGACGGGTAACACGCCGTTGATGGACTGGTCGATCTTCAACGGCATGCGCACGCTGGCGGCCAACATTGCCGTCGAGATTCCGGAGTCGCCGGAAGGCGGCACGCTCTACCGCACGCTCTTCCTGACGGCGTCACTGCTGTTCGTCCTGACCTTCCTCGTCAACACCGTGGCCGAGCTGATCCGGCAGCGGCTGCGCGACCAGTACAAGGCGGTGTGA
- the pstA gene encoding phosphate ABC transporter permease PstA, translating to MSALRDLIRRGDPAIWLAGTGLGVCLLMIGGMIALILTRGLGFFWPGQLVEVTLKNGTVLLGEVSGREIIPTPGAPAHLPSFRIQLKLGNRDLFGADYRWVDEEEIAARAWPADAVYIERREYGPLLGRIVKVTDGDRTIAQGPEPGWDALVPLIDKAEFDRTAIRRLERDEIGDVNARIELARLALKQDAGARELLERETAALTGQYTLLELRLGRLAEDAARTRVTIKVADGREKDLATVDVFRAYRANQLSTFERARVYASRLWEFLSSDPRESNTEGGIFPAIFGTLMMVILMSFVAMPFGIVAALYLREYARQGVLVRVVRIAVNNLAGVPSIVFGVFGLGFFIYFLGGTIDRVFYAERLPTPTFGTGGILWASLTLGLLTVPVVIVAAEEALAAVPRSMREASLATGATKFQTILRVVLPAAAPGILTGLILAMARGAGEVAPLMITGVVKLAPDLPLDGTFPFLHLERKFMHLGFHIYDVGFQSPNVEAAKPMVYATAVLLLVIVVLLNLTAIIVRTRLRRKYQTSAF from the coding sequence ATGAGCGCGCTGCGCGATCTCATCCGGCGCGGCGACCCCGCCATCTGGCTGGCCGGCACGGGTCTGGGCGTCTGCCTGCTGATGATCGGCGGAATGATCGCGCTCATACTGACGCGCGGCCTCGGCTTCTTCTGGCCCGGCCAGCTGGTTGAAGTCACGCTCAAGAACGGCACCGTGCTCCTCGGCGAAGTGTCCGGACGCGAGATCATTCCCACGCCCGGAGCCCCAGCGCACCTGCCGTCTTTTCGGATCCAGTTGAAGCTGGGAAACCGCGATCTGTTTGGCGCTGACTACCGGTGGGTGGACGAAGAGGAAATCGCGGCGCGCGCGTGGCCGGCCGACGCGGTCTATATCGAGCGGCGCGAGTACGGTCCGCTTCTCGGGCGCATCGTCAAGGTGACCGACGGTGATCGCACCATCGCGCAGGGACCGGAGCCCGGATGGGACGCACTGGTTCCGCTGATCGACAAGGCCGAGTTTGATCGTACGGCCATCCGTCGTCTCGAGCGTGATGAAATTGGCGATGTCAACGCGCGCATCGAGCTGGCGCGGCTTGCGCTCAAGCAAGACGCCGGCGCTCGCGAGCTTCTCGAGCGCGAAACCGCCGCTCTTACAGGCCAATACACCCTGCTCGAACTGCGTCTCGGGAGGCTGGCCGAGGACGCCGCGCGGACACGCGTCACCATCAAGGTCGCCGATGGGCGCGAGAAAGATCTCGCCACTGTCGACGTGTTCCGTGCCTACCGGGCCAACCAGTTGTCGACGTTTGAGCGGGCCCGTGTGTACGCCAGCCGGTTGTGGGAGTTCCTGAGCAGCGATCCTCGCGAGTCGAATACCGAGGGCGGTATCTTCCCGGCGATCTTCGGCACGCTGATGATGGTCATCCTGATGAGCTTCGTCGCTATGCCTTTCGGAATCGTCGCCGCGCTCTACCTGCGCGAATACGCCCGACAGGGCGTGCTGGTTCGGGTCGTGCGGATTGCCGTCAACAACCTCGCTGGTGTCCCGTCGATCGTGTTCGGCGTCTTCGGTCTCGGGTTCTTCATCTACTTCCTCGGCGGCACGATTGACCGGGTGTTCTACGCCGAACGGCTGCCGACGCCGACGTTCGGCACGGGCGGGATTCTGTGGGCCTCGCTCACGCTCGGGTTGCTGACGGTGCCAGTCGTGATTGTTGCCGCCGAGGAGGCGCTGGCGGCCGTCCCGCGGTCGATGCGCGAGGCGTCGCTGGCGACGGGCGCCACCAAGTTCCAGACGATCCTGCGGGTCGTTCTGCCCGCGGCGGCGCCAGGGATTCTCACTGGTCTCATCCTCGCCATGGCCAGGGGCGCAGGCGAGGTGGCACCGCTCATGATCACCGGCGTCGTCAAGCTGGCGCCCGACCTCCCGCTCGACGGGACGTTCCCGTTCCTGCACCTCGAGCGGAAGTTCATGCACCTTGGTTTTCACATCTACGACGTCGGCTTTCAGAGCCCCAACGTCGAGGCGGCCAAACCGATGGTCTACGCCACCGCGGTGCTCCTGCTGGTCATCGTCGTGCTGCTGAACCTGACTGCGATCATTGTCAGGACCAGGCTGCGGCGGAAGTATCAGACGTCGGCGTTCTAG
- a CDS encoding M14 family metallopeptidase — protein MLTTTLLALTITLAPGQQPAAQAADPHPTIKVGTASATRGQKATGVIAVPAGVDAATSIAVAVVHGAKPGPVVAIVAGAHGTEYSSILAVERLIQVLNPAEIAGTVILVPLVNVASFEQKIAHINPIDGKSMNRYYPGKMDGTQTERASFLMTKEVVDQCDHLIDLHGGDIDESLRPYSYWTVTGNASQDAISRELVLAFGLDHIIISADRPKDPAASRYLENTASTRGKPSITAEAGHAGTTETDDIAALVNGSVNVMRHLKMLPGAAAVVEHPVWIEKIATVTSDQTGIFYPLVKRGMTVEAGMKIGYVTDYVGKVILDARAPAAGEVLFIRAVPSMTKGETIANIGIVKR, from the coding sequence ATGCTGACAACGACACTCTTGGCTCTGACGATCACTCTGGCGCCCGGGCAGCAGCCGGCCGCCCAGGCGGCGGACCCCCATCCGACCATCAAGGTCGGCACCGCCTCTGCCACACGCGGGCAGAAGGCGACCGGCGTCATCGCGGTGCCGGCCGGCGTCGACGCCGCCACAAGCATTGCGGTCGCGGTTGTGCACGGGGCAAAGCCCGGTCCGGTGGTCGCCATTGTCGCCGGCGCCCACGGCACCGAGTACAGCTCCATCCTTGCCGTCGAGCGCCTCATCCAGGTGCTCAATCCGGCGGAGATCGCGGGCACCGTGATTCTGGTGCCGCTGGTCAACGTCGCGTCGTTCGAGCAGAAGATCGCGCACATCAACCCGATCGACGGCAAGAGCATGAACCGCTACTACCCTGGCAAGATGGACGGGACGCAGACCGAGCGGGCGTCGTTCCTGATGACGAAAGAGGTGGTCGACCAGTGCGATCACCTGATCGATCTGCACGGCGGCGACATCGACGAGAGCCTGCGGCCGTATTCCTACTGGACCGTTACGGGCAACGCGAGTCAGGACGCCATTTCGAGAGAGCTCGTGCTGGCATTCGGGCTCGACCACATCATCATCTCTGCCGACAGACCAAAAGACCCCGCGGCATCGCGCTACCTGGAGAACACCGCGTCGACGCGCGGCAAACCCTCCATCACCGCCGAGGCCGGGCACGCCGGCACGACGGAGACTGATGACATCGCGGCGCTGGTCAACGGATCGGTCAACGTGATGCGGCATCTGAAGATGCTGCCTGGCGCGGCCGCGGTTGTCGAACACCCGGTATGGATCGAGAAGATTGCGACGGTGACCAGCGACCAGACGGGCATCTTCTATCCGCTCGTGAAGCGCGGCATGACGGTGGAGGCCGGGATGAAGATCGGCTACGTGACCGACTACGTGGGGAAGGTCATTCTCGACGCTCGCGCGCCGGCCGCCGGCGAGGTGCTCTTTATCCGCGCGGTACCGTCGATGACAAAGGGCGAGACCATCGCCAACATCGGCATCGTCAAGCGCTGA
- the hisG gene encoding ATP phosphoribosyltransferase — MKLKLGIPKGSLQDSTVQLFARAGFSIYVNPRSYFPVIDDPEIECMLIRAQEMARYVGDGVLDAGLTGRDWVFEQALAGGGRQPLQTVSELVYAKQSFGKVKWVLAVPDESRFKTPTDLEGATVATELVRVTEDYFRRLGVRVTVEFSWGATEVKPPVLADAIVEATETGSTLRANRLSIIDTVMESATQFVANETAWRDQWKRTKLENIAMLLRAAIAAQGRVGLMLNARLVDLPNVLALLPALRRPTISPLADAEWAALNTIVEEPTVRDLIPRLKAARAEGIVEYPLNKIVE, encoded by the coding sequence ATGAAACTGAAGCTTGGCATCCCGAAAGGGTCGCTGCAGGATTCGACCGTCCAGTTGTTCGCGCGGGCAGGGTTCAGCATCTACGTGAACCCGCGCTCGTACTTCCCGGTCATCGACGACCCGGAAATCGAGTGCATGCTCATCCGGGCGCAGGAGATGGCGCGCTATGTCGGCGACGGCGTGCTCGACGCGGGGCTGACGGGCCGGGATTGGGTGTTCGAGCAGGCGCTGGCCGGCGGCGGACGCCAGCCACTGCAGACAGTGTCCGAACTGGTCTACGCCAAGCAGAGCTTTGGCAAGGTGAAGTGGGTGCTGGCCGTGCCCGACGAGTCGCGGTTCAAGACGCCCACCGATCTTGAAGGTGCCACCGTCGCCACCGAACTCGTGCGAGTGACCGAGGACTACTTCCGCCGCCTCGGCGTGCGGGTCACCGTCGAATTTTCCTGGGGCGCGACCGAGGTGAAGCCCCCGGTTCTGGCCGACGCGATTGTCGAGGCCACCGAGACCGGATCGACACTGCGCGCGAACCGGCTGAGCATCATCGACACGGTGATGGAATCGGCCACTCAGTTTGTGGCGAACGAGACGGCGTGGCGGGACCAGTGGAAGCGGACCAAGCTTGAGAACATCGCGATGCTGCTGCGCGCCGCGATCGCCGCCCAGGGCCGCGTAGGCCTGATGCTCAACGCTCGCCTGGTCGATCTGCCGAACGTGCTGGCCCTGCTGCCCGCTCTTCGTCGGCCCACGATCTCGCCGCTGGCCGACGCCGAGTGGGCCGCGTTGAACACCATCGTCGAGGAGCCGACCGTGCGCGATCTGATCCCGCGCCTCAAGGCCGCCAGGGCCGAAGGCATCGTTGAATACCCGCTGAACAAGATCGTCGAGTGA
- the pstB gene encoding phosphate ABC transporter ATP-binding protein PstB, whose amino-acid sequence MRVTVGAEAAHRAEADHKDPGARAIAEPAIVVDHANLWYGTNQALFDITMNLAENQVTALIGPSGCGKSTLLRCFNRMNDLIDNVRVTGRVIVRGQDVNAAATDVIEVRRRVGMVFQKSNPLPKSIYENVVYGLRIAGIKDRPTLDEACERSLRGAALWDEAKDRLHASGLSLSGGQQQRLCIARAIAIEPEIILMDEPCSALDPIATARIEELIFELKRDYTIVIVTHNLQQAARVSDSTAFFWLGRLIEYSRTGELFTNPRERHTEDYITGRFG is encoded by the coding sequence ATGCGTGTCACGGTCGGCGCCGAGGCGGCCCACCGGGCCGAGGCTGACCACAAGGATCCAGGCGCAAGGGCGATCGCCGAGCCCGCGATCGTGGTCGACCATGCCAACCTCTGGTACGGAACCAACCAGGCGCTCTTCGATATCACGATGAACCTGGCCGAGAATCAGGTGACGGCGTTGATCGGGCCGTCCGGCTGCGGCAAGTCCACGCTGCTGCGCTGCTTCAACAGGATGAACGATCTCATCGACAACGTGCGCGTGACCGGACGCGTCATCGTGCGGGGGCAGGACGTCAATGCCGCAGCGACCGACGTCATCGAGGTCCGGCGGCGGGTCGGCATGGTCTTTCAAAAGTCCAACCCGCTGCCCAAGTCGATCTACGAGAACGTCGTTTACGGCCTGCGCATTGCGGGGATCAAGGACAGGCCGACGCTCGACGAGGCCTGCGAGCGCTCGCTCCGGGGTGCGGCGCTTTGGGACGAGGCCAAGGATCGGCTCCACGCCAGCGGCCTTTCGCTGTCGGGCGGGCAGCAGCAGCGCCTATGCATCGCCCGCGCCATCGCCATCGAGCCTGAGATCATCCTGATGGACGAGCCCTGCTCGGCGCTCGATCCGATTGCGACCGCGAGAATCGAGGAACTGATCTTCGAGCTGAAGCGCGATTACACTATCGTCATCGTCACTCACAATCTGCAACAGGCGGCCCGCGTGTCGGACTCGACCGCGTTCTTCTGGCTTGGCAGGCTCATCGAGTACAGCAGGACCGGAGAGTTGTTCACCAATCCGCGCGAGAGGCACACCGAGGATTACATCACCGGGAGGTTCGGCTAA
- the phoU gene encoding phosphate signaling complex protein PhoU, translating into MERFQRDADLAALRRTVSWMGDLVVERLTLAVRSLVERDEAAARLVIEGDREIDALQVQVDERALFLLALQGPEAGDLRFVVSAIKANADLERLGDQAVNIAESAQRLMNTPELPQIIQIGTMSQRALAMGRDGLAAFLDRDASVAREVLRQDDEVDAMKGRVLRVVIDQMTRDPATIERGMELVIVSRCLERIADHATNMAEDAIFLVEAMDVRHHRSDHGNPGMGANNGV; encoded by the coding sequence ATGGAACGGTTTCAACGCGATGCGGATTTGGCCGCGCTTCGCCGTACGGTCTCGTGGATGGGCGACCTCGTCGTGGAACGGCTCACATTGGCTGTCCGATCGCTGGTCGAGCGCGACGAGGCTGCGGCGCGGCTGGTGATCGAGGGCGATCGCGAGATTGACGCACTACAGGTCCAGGTCGATGAGCGTGCGCTGTTTCTGCTGGCCCTTCAGGGCCCTGAAGCCGGCGACCTCCGCTTTGTCGTCTCCGCCATCAAGGCGAACGCGGACCTCGAGCGGCTGGGGGATCAGGCGGTCAATATTGCCGAGTCCGCCCAGCGCCTGATGAACACACCGGAGCTCCCGCAGATCATTCAGATCGGGACGATGTCCCAGCGGGCGCTCGCCATGGGCCGGGACGGCCTCGCCGCCTTTCTCGATCGGGATGCCAGCGTCGCGCGGGAGGTGTTGCGGCAGGACGATGAGGTGGATGCCATGAAAGGCCGGGTGCTGCGCGTCGTGATCGACCAGATGACCCGGGACCCCGCCACAATCGAGCGCGGCATGGAGCTGGTGATCGTGAGCCGTTGCCTCGAGAGAATCGCCGATCACGCGACAAACATGGCCGAGGATGCGATCTTTCTTGTCGAGGCGATGGACGTCCGGCACCATCGGTCGGATCACGGGAATCCCGGAATGGGGGCGAACAACGGGGTCTGA